One part of the Nitrospirota bacterium genome encodes these proteins:
- a CDS encoding thioredoxin family protein, whose amino-acid sequence MAIKLGDKAPDFSLKGVDGKIYSLDSFSNYEILVIIISCNHCPYVVAYEDRLIDIQRDYSNKGVRLAAINPNNEMTHSEDSFENMVIRSAKKGFNFPYLRDASQEIPKLLGAQYTPEVYAFDKNRKLRYHGRIDDNYGNPAAVSRHDLRDALDSIVSGRGVQYPDTTAIGCTIKWK is encoded by the coding sequence ATGGCTATCAAATTAGGAGATAAGGCGCCGGATTTTTCTCTTAAAGGTGTAGACGGCAAGATATACTCTCTGGATTCGTTTTCAAATTATGAGATCCTTGTAATTATTATCTCTTGTAATCACTGTCCTTATGTTGTGGCTTACGAAGACAGGTTGATAGATATACAGAGGGATTACAGTAACAAAGGTGTCCGTCTTGCTGCGATAAACCCAAATAATGAGATGACCCACTCTGAAGACAGCTTTGAAAATATGGTCATAAGGTCTGCAAAGAAAGGATTCAACTTCCCATATCTCCGTGATGCCTCACAGGAGATACCGAAACTCCTCGGTGCTCAGTACACACCGGAGGTTTATGCCTTTGACAAAAACAGAAAACTTCGTTACCACGGTCGCATTGATGATAACTACGGAAATCCTGCCGCAGTTAGCCGCCATGATTTAAGAGACGCACTGGACAGCATAGTTTCAGGCCGCGGGGTACAATATCCGGATACAACAGCAATAGGGTGCACGATTAAGTGGAAATGA